The following nucleotide sequence is from Toxoplasma gondii ME49 chromosome IV, whole genome shotgun sequence.
CCAACCGAAAAAAAAAGGCATCCCCCTACGCAGCCAAACGGTCAAGACGAGCAACGGACTGGAACAAATGAAAATAAATTCACAGTCCGTCGCTTCAGCCGCAAGCTGTTGTGATGGCCTCGACAAGTGTGCTCCGAAACGTTCCGGCTAGGTCTCATGAATCGTCATTGGCTCTACTTCCGAGCCTtcgccgcgtttcttcgcagaaACATTTGTGTAAACAGATGTACGTTCTATATATCCTCTTCAGACATACAGAAATACATGTTTATTCGTGTCTTCAGGTTCTTCAATTCGGCACCGTCGCCGGCTGTCTTTATTGCAGACCATGAACTCGTTCCGTCTCTGCACATCTCTTGCCTCGCTGTTCCCCCTTTATCTCTCCATCAAATAACCATGACTCAGTCTCGGGCGGTAGGGCTTTGTTTGCTGTCAACCGGGCGTTCTTCTCACTTCACGCGAGCAAGTGGTTCGACTGCTCATCAGCGTGTTGCTTGGCATTCAGCGGGTGAATTATCGTCCCCGTTTCGATCGAGGAATCAAGTGAGAAAAGCAAGCAACCGAGACTGCGGATCTCGGCTTCCAGGGTTTCGCcaggacagaaaaaagaaacacggACCCAGCGATTCGCTGAGAGGGTGTGGCCACCTGGTCGAgcccatatatataaaacAGGGCGCCAAGGTAAGGGTTGGCATGAGAATACATTCTCATTCggcgtcctcttcctcggtaGCCTCCCCTTGACGTCGTAGGGGAACGAAAACTTCAAGATAGAGAAAGGGGGCGTAAATGTATCAGGGAAGCCTTAGACGCGCAAAAGGTGAATATGTCGGAAGCAGCCAGTGTCCGTTCACCCCTTACCCTGCAGGCGGTTGGGCGCCTGGCACAAAGGATAAATTACACGGGGGAGTCCTAAAACGCCTTACCCCGACACCAGAGGGGAAAGGATGCAAGCGGGAAAGGGGCTTTACCGTTCTAGCAACGTTGACTagcaggaaaaagagaccACAAGTTGGGCGAGAGAAAGGTTAGCTGACGGGAATCGAGGGCCAGTGGAAGCTCGACCCAACTAGCCGGacggctcttcttcgccacaGTAAGCGATGCCTGAGGCAGAGCCCCCCTtcccttcctccttttcagccgccccccccccctcctGGCTTCGGACGTCTGTCGAGGTCGAGATAGTCGTGGCTatgaaaaggaagaggggggggaagacaggaggagaTGACCCCCGCTGCTGTTCTTGACTCCCTGCATCCCCGATCAGCACAGACAAAGAGTGTTGAgtgaaggtgaagaaggttAAGTGGCTGTCTGTTGTGGTTGAGCGGACAAGGACACCGTTATTTTCTAGCGTTGTGTACACTCAACCGGAGAACAGGGGGGCAGCCAGCGGGGTCGTGGTTCCCATGGGGTGCTGGTAGTGAAACGGCGTGCAACACGACGCCCGACAAGTTCGTGGCTGGTCAACCGCGTTCCAGAGAGATAAGCGGCTCGTTCAGCTTTTAACAAAGTGAAAACCTGTCCGTGAAGTTTATTTGCAATGTCATGTGTTGTGGTTGTGATAACTGCTTCCGCAGCCCGTGTGGCCGCTGGACGATATGCTGTGGAGGCGGATAGCCATGAGCCGTAGGTAGCAGTGCCATTGCTTGCGGCCATCCGAACTGTCTATCCACCGATTTCGAAGAGTCTTATTTTTGGCCAAATGGTCCGACAGGAAATTTTGCAGACGAGCCGGACAAGGCAGCCAAATGCGACTGAATTTCATAAGCCACCAGTGCCCTCTCACCTAGATGTATGATGTAATCGCGGGTGGTCCCCTATGCGCCATCGATTGACTCTCGTTGGAAACGGTGTGCTAAAGTTCGCTCCGTTAAAAGTGCAGAATATGCAGACATCATTATATCGAAAACGACGACTGCTTCAGGAGCAAACGTCTGTTGACGGTCTCGTTGGCGTGATGCAACATGATATTTCTGTTCCACCTCGCATCAATCTTTGACAACGTCTGCCTTTTTGCATGTTGGGAAAGCCATGAAAAGGGCTTCTAACAGTGGGAATTTGGTGAGGCAGGAGATATGATGGACTGCTGCTGTCCCCACCGGGTGGGTTGTGGTCCGAGCACCGAACGAGGGGTCTCACAGCTGTTGAACAAGAGGTTGTGAGCGTGATCAGTGGTTTCTTAGGGATGCGGCAACTCAGAGTCAAAGCTCACTTATTCGTATGCAAAGTAGAAGATCTATTGCACGTACAGGTCCGTACACCAGCCTCCAACCTCCGAGGTAACTTTATGAGTTCTCAGCAGTATAGCTGAGTTGTCTTGATGAACAAGAACGCGGAGGAGAGTGACAAATGGGGCGAAAACTCGATCatgagggagaaaagaagaggcaccgACGAACGGACGCACAAAAGGTATCGGTGCTGGAGTATGTGTGAGTTTCAGGTGTGAGGTGCATCGAAAATAGCGAAGGGGTGATTAACATGATGGGCAAAAAGAGAGTCACGCTTAATGCCCagtttgcgttttctcttccgcatAGTAATACAAAAGctgagagagggaggaatcTTTACACATTACTGTCAAGGATGGGAAGAGCAGACCTGGATTCTAACTGCATTTCCAAGAGTCAACTGTGAACTCAAATGCACCAGAGTTGCTCATCTATGTAGCTACCCCAAATTCATCAAGGCTGCGGCCTCCGCGGGCGTGAGCCATGGAAATCAGGGTCCTGACTCCGGCATACAAGACGCGGCTGTGTCTTCTAAATTGAGCGGGCACTGAACTGTGCGTTCGGTTGCAGACCGCACCATTGTCAAGCGCATGACACTGAAAGGTATATTTCTTCATAGGGAGTGATGATTCAGTCACCTTTTTCCTAGTCACGCTTTCAGCAACGTGTTACGGAAGTGGAATACTCCAGCCGCGCACACAAACTCTCTTCGCAATTGCTCAAGGACATCAATCACATGCTACCACAGGTGAGCATACGTGCTCAATAGAGCGTCTTTTGATTGTTGATACTCCGACCTTCTCCGTGAGTGCAGCCACGCCCCGCTGAAAAGGAACCGGCTGTATCAAAACGATCCCTACAGGAAACCTTTGTGAAGCAGACGCTGAAGCACCAAGGGGGATACAGAACATTCGTAGACCAACGGTGACGTCGACCGCCAGCCCCCATGGACATCGACGGAAAAGTGCAAATCAAGGCCTGGTGATGTCCAGTCACCGGCGTGTATTTATTGCCAGCCAAGCCGAACAggcctctcgctctgccATTACATCCAAACGCACAGAGCATGTCGCCGAGGAAACATGACCGCACAGGCCACCATCTACCTCCATGTGCGCATGATATGGGCCACGCACCCACCTGTAAGGTATAGAAACGAACACTCGTCTTTTTATAGTTCATCCGCGCCTGCAATACGCGACACCACGTTGCCACTCGCTTCAACAAATCGATTTGCTGACCCCCCGCTGTGCCACTGTTGGACGAGGTCTCATCAGAGTAAATCTGCCAGGAAACCTGCACAGCCATTGAAGTTGAGATGACCCTTAGAACTCAGGGTACAAAAAAAGCACCACTAGATCACGGTGCATCACAATGACTACAAGGATCCGACGAGCAGTCCCACCAAAGCGGCTGCACCAGAGACTGTCGCGATCACTTGACCAGCTGACGATGCAGAGCTGCCTGACTTCACAGTCACAATCACATTGCAAGTTGAGGTAGCAGCAGCATTAACTGCACCCTCAGTCCCGTCACTCTTTTCTAGGGGGCTTGGTACAGGTGGATCTTCCTTGCTGGGGACACAAACCAAACGGAATTGCTGTTCAGACTCTGGAAAGCCCATCTCCGGTATTGTCAGTTTCACAGGACCCTCCCCGTCCTCGGCTGTCCACCAGCTCTCCACGAAATTGGGAAGAATATCCGCAAACTTCCGCACTGTGCAGTTGGCCAGGTCTTCCTGGGGATCGCAAAATTGAGTCTGATATGACGCTGGTTTGATTGAAGCTTCGGAACCACAACGAAGAGTGAgggtgtttttctctgttgtcaTCTCAACCTTCAGAGGTTGAGGGTTGCTATCCTTGCCGTATGCGCAGGTGACAATGTTCTTGTCATCCACGGAAGAAGGTCTCGCTTGCACGATGACGTTGACTTTGCACTCTGAGTCATTTGGCTCAACAGCTTTTCCATCAGCCCTGCGGTCGCACCCTACGAAAAAGGACTTGTCGCAAAAGGGCAGATCTGAGCCCTGTAGTTCCAAAATCATCGTTTCTCCTTGATTATCTGTCTCTTTGGTTTTCTTCCACTTGATGCCTCGGGTTGCCCCGAGTAGAGAGTCCAGCGTGGTCTGCTTCCCGTCTGAATCTGACTCCGTCCTCTTGCAGTCGGCTAGTGTGTCAGTGTCGCCCGTCACCGAGCAtactttcgtctcttctgtcggcACGAATGTGTTATTCTCACCAGAACACTTCACGGTAGCAGTCAGGTGGTCTTTCGACAATGTCAATGTGTTATTAGCGTCAGAGCCACCCCTTCCTGCAGCCGCGGCGCCGGACAACGTGCATGTAGCGACTTGACCATCGATATCTGGTCCCGTCATTGTGGATGTGCTTCCAGCATCTTCCGGATTCTGTCGCAAAAATCCTTCACCAGATTCATTTGCAACAGCCTGTCCACTAGAAAACAACAAGACTCCACCCATGCAAAGTGCAATCAACTTGTGGGCCTTCGACTTGACCCCGCTACACCGTCGCCCGCTCCTCATTGTCCTCGCCATTGCGGTGACTGCGATAAGACAAATCGATGAGCCCTTGACAGAGccacagaggagaagaggcttGATTGATTACTGCAAGACCACAGATAAAAGGAGATACACCCAAGAGAACTTGGATTCCGGTAcaacgagaaacgagactcACCCACTCTGTCCCAATGGCTCAAAGCACTGCTGGGGCGGGCGACTTGCATTTGTGGGCGGGTGCCCTGTACGGTGGCCCGCCGGTCGACGCGCCAAACCGTGTGACAACGGCGAGACGACGCACGGTTCTTGGCTAGCAGTGGTGAAAGAAGATTGGAAGTAGGAATGGAAGACAGTAGCTGGTGCTATTCTCAAGAGTTTTCTATCTCAATGACGCTGCAGATGAGGATGGAATGCGGAGAAGATGCTCAGGGATGTCATTTCGCACGCACGGGGACGGAAAGGTGTCTCGCCTGACTCGATCAGCACTGTTGTATGAGGTTCTGCCGCCTTGTTCTGGCTTCTGTGAAGAGCAATTGTGCAGCAGGATGCCTGCCGCAGTCATGACTACTAACATTATTGTTGGTGTTCTTCTGAATGTAAGATTGAAAAAAGAATCTTCCTCTGAAGCCTGCTCAAGAGCTACTAGGATGTGTGCTTTGTGTTCGAGTGCTGTCGCTTGCTTTCACTCGTACCACTGACATTTGAGAACACCGCTACTTCCGACGTTGTCGCACAGTGTTAGTTACACT
It contains:
- the SRS15A gene encoding SAG-related sequence SRS15A (encoded by transcript TGME49_320250~Gene product name based on ToxoDB Community Expert Annotation.~Signal peptide predicted by SignalP 2.0 HMM (probability 0.992) with cleavage site probability 0.483 at residue 37~Predicted trans-membrane domain (TMHMM2.0):20-39) — encoded protein: MARTMRSGRRCSGVKSKAHKLIALCMGGVLLFSSGQAVANESGEGFLRQNPEDAGSTSTMTGPDIDGQVATCTLSGAAAAGRGGSDANNTLTLSKDHLTATVKCSGENNTFVPTEETKVCSVTGDTDTLADCKRTESDSDGKQTTLDSLLGATRGIKWKKTKETDNQGETMILELQGSDLPFCDKSFFVGCDRRADGKAVEPNDSECKVNVIVQARPSSVDDKNIVTCAYGKDSNPQPLKVEMTTEKNTLTLRCGSEASIKPASYQTQFCDPQEDLANCTVRKFADILPNFVESWWTAEDGEGPVKLTIPEMGFPESEQQFRLVCVPSKEDPPVPSPLEKSDGTEGAVNAAATSTCNVIVTVKSGSSASSAGQVIATVSGAAALVGLLVGSL